A window of Anomalospiza imberbis isolate Cuckoo-Finch-1a 21T00152 chromosome 4, ASM3175350v1, whole genome shotgun sequence contains these coding sequences:
- the LOC137473346 gene encoding claudin-22-like, whose protein sequence is MAMVYQPVMQLSGILVSLLGWVLSCLTTYLPQWKNLNLELNELEIWTMGLWQACVVQEEGGMQCKDFDSFLALPPELRISRILMVFSNGSGLLGLLLSGFGLDCLKIGERQQEQKKRLLLFGGMLFWISGITAIVPVSWVAHSTVQEFWDENIPDIVPRWDFGEALFVGWLAGFCLILGGSLLNCTICSTEVHPSSVHYAVAEQQDQCQCLETETRP, encoded by the coding sequence ATGGCCATGGTCTATCAACCAGTGATGCAATTAAGTGGCATATTGGTGTCTCTGTTGGGATGGGTCCTGTCCTGTCTCACCACCTACCTACCCCAGTGGAAAAACCTTAACTTGGAACTAAATGAACTGGAGATCTGGACCATGGGACTCTGGCAAGCTTGTGTTGTCCAGGAAGAAGGTGGAATGCAATGCAAGGACTTTGATTCTTTCCTAGCTTTGCCTCCAGAGCTCAGGATTTCTAGGATTTTGATGGTTTTTTCCAATGGATCTGGGCTTTTGGGCCTTTTGCTCTCAGGATTTGGGTTGGACTGTTTGAAAATTGGTGAAAGACAACAGGAACAAAAGAAACGGTTGTTGCTGTTTGGAGGAATGCTCTTCTGGATATCAGGGATTACAGCTATTGTCCCAGTTTCCTGGGTTGCCCATTCCACAGtccaggaattttgggatgaaaATATACCAGATATTGTTcccaggtgggattttggggaagcATTGTTTGTTGGCTGGCTTGCTGGATTTTGTCTTATATTAGGAGGATCCCTACTTAATTGCACAATCTGTTCTACTGAAGTCCATCCGTCTTCGGTCCATTATGCAGTAGCAGAACAGCAGGATCAGTGTCAATGTTTGGAAACTGAAACAAGGCCTTAA